In Cucurbita pepo subsp. pepo cultivar mu-cu-16 chromosome LG10, ASM280686v2, whole genome shotgun sequence, the DNA window GCTTGAAGAATGGGAAAACATTCATCTATGCATAAATTTTTCCCCCAAAGgaatttgttgaggattgttggaagagaGTCCcgcattggctaattaagggaatgatcataggtttataagtaaggaatacatctctattggtatgatgCCTTttagggaaaccaaaagcaaagccatgagagcttatactcaaagtggacaatatcataccattgtgggcTCTTTCATAGAGAACTTAATAGTTGGGTGGCAATCATTGAAATGGTTTTTGAAAGGCTTACTAATGAAGTATGATCCAAAGAAAGTTTACATTTTGGGATCCTCTTCGTTGGAGTGCagattatatttgaaatacgTGGTAGATATTGACCACTTGTTTCTTATTGCTCTTTTGCATCTAAGTCCTAGAACTTTATTTTGGAGAAGTTGCTTTGGAGGATATTGATCACTTGTTCTAGAGTTGCCGGTTCTTGTAGTTGGTTTATGTAGTTTATTTGGGACTGTTTTTGGGCTCCTTTGGGGTTACGTTTAAGCAGAGGTGTTGTTCCCTCCTTTTAAGGATACAGTGAAAGTTCTTCCGCcggccttttttttttgtttgtttttgtttttgtttttgttttgttcttgtgttTGGGCTGCAAGAAATGGCATGAtctcttgtttcttcttcttcttgagaAAATTCAACCACCCTCGCCACTTAGCGTCAGACtatcacaatcgcacttttagGGAATGCGTGCAAgtgattgtgcggcactcacccTCACCACTGAGTGAGTCAGCCAACTCAAACTCGTGTCGTCCTCGATCGGACAACGTATACCCAAGCCTCTGACCTCACATTGAggagaaagttttagaaaacagaGGCAGAAAGAGTTTGAAAGTAAGGTTGAAAGCAATGTAAGATAGCAAGAAAGACAACACAATAACttaaatagcatataactccggataggaagaattgacgactagcgtatccccctatagtacactATGAGACGTTTCAGGTCTATTAGACGTAAACTTGATTTTgccgaaacgtcatactccTAGAAACGAAAATAAGAAACTTAACATCATGAAAGCGGTAAAGGAAAGCGATAAAATAGCACAACACGAGGGATTTGACATGTAACGGGGACAACAcaccttggacaagcatgactgtgAAACAGAGCGCTGTTGAGAAATTGCTCGGGAAATCAAGAACTCAACAGCAAGTGCTTGGATGCTGTCCACTAGGGTAGTACTAACTAATTGCAACTACCAAGGAGGAGCAAGCAGTGGTGCTGCTCAGAAAACGAAAGGAACACTTTGAACAATATTGATGGAGTAGGCTTTTGTGTGCAGAAATGGGAGTGAATCTAGCAAGTATGTAGGGAAACTAATGTATAATGCTCTTAATGTACTTGTGTAGTCCATTTTTAAGTGTTCTAAAAGAACCAATTtgaaatatcatatattttccctcaagattcaGCCGAACAATGAATCACCAAATACAGAACGAGTCGACaaaagaatactatcttcaaTCATTAGGGAACCTTCTAAACCGATCGGAACAAGTAGACTAATTTGAATTACAACAATGATCAACAAAATATTCATCTCTAAAAATTTAGTTATGCTCATGTTTTCGCTTTCCCTCCACTGGTTgtctttaaaattatgattcGAATTCTCAACCTGTCTTTCTTTATGTGTACTAAACCTCAAATGTATTTAGTCTCACTCCAACTAATATCATAAAATCTtgttaaaacatttaattgcAACTCATCCTTTGGTGGTTCcattattcttctttcttcttgctGCTATAACGTATATACCTTGATTGAAGTGGGTAGCTTTAGAGATTGGGAAATGGAAGTAGAGATTGGGAAATAGAAGAAGGGGATGAAGAGGCTATTGAAGAagatagagaaagagaaaaaagggaaattgaGAAATATTAGGTCATAGATtaaaggagagagaggaaatggAAGAGTGAGGTGATGGATTGTAAATAAATGGTTTCCATCTATATACTAATGGGTGGGTTAGTACCTCTAACagagcccaagcccaccgctagcagatattgtttgatttggccaattacatatcgccgttagcctcatggttttaaaacgtgtctactaaggagaggtttccacacccttataaggaatgctttccctctccaaccaatttgggatctcacaatccactcccttggaggcccaacgcccttgctggcacactgttcggtgcctgactctgataccatttgtaacatcctaaacccaccgctagcagatattgtttgctctagcccattacgtatcgctgtcagtttcacaattttaaaacacgtctactaaggaggggtttccacacccttataagaattgtttcgtttccctctccaaccaatgtgggatctcaccgtCCTAGTCCCTCATCTCTCTTGTAACAAAGTCACTTTCTTTTGTTGCAATTCCTCTTAATGACACTTTTAAAGTTATAGTTCCATAATTCAGAACCTTTTTACTCCTAAAATTAAGTATTTTGGTTGCCATAATGATTTGCAAAATAGAACTTGATGGTAACTACATTATTGGAGGATGCATTTGTGATAGTAAAACGTGTAATTTAGTTTCATGAATAATACCTATATTACACAACTTAATTATTGTTGTCTTTCATACACAATGGCAGGGAGAAATGCAGCAACTTCGTGAAAAACTAGCAGTTGCCGAGCGCACTGCAAAGGCCGAAGCACAAATGAAGGTGAGGAAGATTAACTTTTGCAATTATTTCTCAGTTGTATGCGCCTCTCAAActatttacaaattttgttGCATTTGTTGATCGAAAACTCAGGAAAAATATCAATTACGCTTCAAAGTTTTGGAGGAAAAGCTTAGATCATCTAATGGCAACCCAAAACTTGCTGCTGAAGGAAGAAGCATAAGCACTGGACCTTCCAGACGGCTATCTCTTGGAGGAGCAGAACTGTCTAGACTGTCTTCAAATGGCTATCTATCCAGGAGAAATACAAGCTCACACACGGGATCGCTCCAGTCGAATAGCGCCAGTGCATTGTTGAAGACTACCAAAATCTCTTCTAGATCATTTGACGGTGGTAGTAGATCACTGGAAAGAGATAAGCTTGTACAGGATGCCATAGTAAAAGATAAGCCAGCCACAGTAAGCAGTGGTGAGATTCAATTTTCTGAGACGACTGCTTCGTATGAAGAGAATGAAGACGGTATCGCAGTTGAAAAGACCAAAACAGAGCAAGAAGATTTCGTTTCTGGAGTACTGTATGACATGTTACAGAAAGAAGTGTTGTCTCTTAAGAAAGCTTGCCATGAAAAGGATACAACTCTCAAAGACAAGGATGATGCCATTGAGGTTAGTTTATAAACTGAATTTCAAGATTATCTATCCATCTCTTGTTGTCATGAAGAATAGGTTAATGCATCTGCTATGCATgtattagtttttatttggttCGTAACTCTgatttatttggttcataatCCTTTTAGtttatcttccattttgatACACGAATCATCTTGATTCATGTATGATATTAATGCTTCTATCCCTATATAAAGGGTTGTTTGGGATGATTGAGATGCATTGAGTTTGAgtatcatttttatatttgttgagTGACATTTGAGAGGAAATTTGTTGAGAGACTGTATAGTGTGAGAGTGTGAATTACACTTAGTAAATACTTTGATTATTGAGATTGGTTGCTACCTGTGTAGGGGAATTTCTTCCCTCCGAACCATGTAAATCtttgtgtctctttgtttaatttctgtttgtggGTGCGTGAGTGCGATCGATCTTGCTTTTACTTCCGTCACAATATCTCTCTTCTCCAATATTTCATGCATGGCttattatacatttattttggCCTTGTATAGATGTTGGCAAAGAAGGTCGATACTTTGAATAAAGCAATGGAAGTAGAAGCCAAGAAAATGCGAAGAGAAGTAGTTGCAATGGAGAAGGAACTTGCTGCTATGCGTGTAAGTAGGGAGAGCGATCAAAGGCCACGACGCCCGAGTGCTCAGAGGGGGGCTGTAGTTGGTTCTCAGTCACTTCCTGTCAGGTGAATTCCTATTTATGACCTGTGTAAGGGTTACTTTTTGAAACAAAGCACGTTAGGAATCGAGGATCCTCCATAATTGTATGATAGTCTAATTTGAGCCCAAGTTCTCGTggctttattttttgtttccccaaaaggcctcatatcaatgaGGATGTATGCCTTATGAACCaatgatcttcctcttaattagtcaaagtcggactccctcccaacaaccctccccttgaacaaagtacaccatagagtctCCTCTAAGGCgtatggagccctcaaatagcctccccttaatcgaggctcgactctttctctagaaccctcgaataaagtacactctttgttcgacacttgagtcacttttgacaaCACTTtcaaggctcacaacttctgtattcgacacttgaggattctattgacatagctaagtttagggcatgactctgatagcATCTTAGGAATCAcagaccctccacaatggtataatattctcgatgtattctttatttataaacccatgatcttccctttaattagccaacggagactccctcccaacaatcctctcaataaaacacacaaaatgcacAGAATATGCAGCCTGGCTACCCTTTCGACCATTTCGGTGccttatttgtttataaaatggATAGTTTCTTACGAGTTCATATTGTCTTCTACGTCTTCTGATTTCAAATTAGTGTCATTGTGATGTATTCACCTACCGTCTTGATGTGAATTCCGAGCATATTTACTGTTCTTGCATCTGCAGTAGATCCATTACTGACCTGTTTCTCCTAACCCTTCAACTCTCCAGGAATATCCGAAACAGATAGGGCGTCGACACGGGATTAAACATCGATGGAATGACTTTTTCTTATGACTCTATTGTCaatataattgtattttatCATGTCATAAAACTCTACCCGAGCAATTCTGCCAAGTCTTATCTATTTGTAAAGAAACTAACACNTATCAATTACGCTTCAAAGTTTTGGAGGAAAAGCTTAGATCATCTAATGGCAACCCAAAACTTGCTGCTGAAGGAAGAAGCATAAGCACTGGACCTTCCAGACGGCTATCTCTTGGAGGAGCAGAACTGTCTAGACTGTCTTCAAATGGCTATCTATCCAGGAGAAATACAAGCTCACACACGGGATCGCTCCAGTCGAATAGCGCCAGTGCATTGTTGAAGACTACCAAAATCTCTTCTAGATCATTTGACGGTGGTAGTAGATCACTGGAAAGAGATAAGCTTGTACAGGATGCCATAGTAAAAGATAAGCCAGCCACAGTAAGCAGTGGTGAGATTCAATTTTCTGAGACGACTGCTTCGTATGAAGAGAATGAAGACGGTATCGCAGTTGAAAAGACCAAAACAGAGCAAGAAGATTTCGTTTCTGGAGTACTGTATGACATGTTACAGAAAGAAGTGTTGTCTCTTAAGAAAGCTTGCCATGAAAAGGATACAACTCTCAAAGACAAGGATGATGCCATTGAGGTTAGTTTATAAACTGAATTTCAAGATTATCTATCCATCTCTTGTTGTCATGAAGAATAGGTTAATGCATCTGCTATGCATgtattagtttttatttggttCGTAACTCTgatttatttggttcataatCCTTTTAGtttatcttccattttgatACACGAATCATCTTGATTCATGTATGATATTAATGCTTCTATCCCTATATAAAGGGTTGTTTGGGATGATTGAGATGCATTGAGTTTGAgtatcatttttatatttgttgagTGACATTTGAGAGGAAATTTGTTGAGAGACTGTATAGTGTGAGAGTGTGAATTACACTTAGTAAATACTTTGATTATTGAGATTGGTTGCTACCTGTGTAGGGGAATTTCTTCCCTCCGAACCATGTAAATCtttgtgtctctttgtttaatttctgtttgtggGTGCGTGAGTGCGATCGATCTTGCTTTTACTTCCGTCACAATATCTCTCTTCTCCAATATTTCATGCATGGCttattatacatttattttggCCTTGTATAGATGTTGGCAAAGAAGGTCGATACTTTGAATAAAGCAATGGAAGTAGAAGCCAAGAAAATGCGAAGAGAAGTAGTTGCAATGGAGAAGGAACTTGCTGCTATGCGTGTAAGTAGGGAGAGCGATCAAAGGCCACGACGCCCGAGTGCTCAGAGNACGAGTTTTTCCAGGAATTCATCCTGTTCTGTATATTTTTGTACCATTGGTATGAAGAACAGCAAATGCAAGTTAAAAGGGGATGTCATGAATTCTATATATTAGGTGAAGAATAACTTTGTATTCCATCTCCTACAaatggattgaatttttgacCTGAAACTTCATAcacattaaatgattaatatattattatatttgttttgatcATGTTTTCTGTTCTCTAATTTTCAAAGAATTTAGTTGGatctattatttattgttttttagttcaagcccactactagtaggtattgtttgttttggcccgtcacgaatcgtcgtcagtctcatggttttaaaatacctNAGGGGGGCTGTAGTTGGTTCTCAGTCACTTCCTGTCAGGTGAATTCCTATTTATGACCTGTGTAAGGGTTACTTTTTGAAACAAAGCACGTTAGGAATCGAGGATCCTCCATAATTGTATGATAGTCTAATTTGAGCCCAAGTTCTCGTggctttattttttgtttccccaaaaggcctcatatcaatgaGGATGTATGCCTTATGAACCaatgatcttcctcttaattagtcaaagtcggactccctcccaacaaccctccccttgaacaaagtacaccatagagtctCCTCTAAGGCgtatggagccctcaaatagcctccccttaatcgaggctcgactctttctctagaaccctcgaataaagtacactctttgttcgacacttgagtcacttttgacaaCACTTtcaaggctcacaacttctgtattcgacacttgaggattctattgacatagctaagtttagggcatgactctgatagcATCTTAGGAATCAcagaccctccacaatggtataatattctcgatgtattctttatttataaacccatgatcttccctttaattagccaacggagactccctcccaacaatcctctcaataaaacacacaaaatgcacAGAATATGCAGCCTGGCTACCCTTTCGACCATTTCGGTGccttatttgtttataaaatggATAGTTTCTTACGAGTTCATATTGTCTTCTACGTCTTCTGATTTCAAATTAGTGTCATTGTGATGTATTCACCTACCGTCTTGATGTGAATTCCGAGCATATTTACTGTTCTTGCATCTGCAGTAGATCCATTACTGACCTGTTTCTCCTAACCCTTCAACTCTCCAGGAATATCCGAAACAGATAGGGCGTCGACACGGGATTAAACATCGATGGAATGACTTTTTCTTATGACTCTATTGTCaatataattgtattttatCATGTCATAAAACTCTACCCGAGCAATTCTGCCAAGTCTTATCTATTTGTAAAGAAACTAACACGAGTTTTTCCAGGAATTCATCCTGTTCTGTATATTTTTGTACCATTGGTATGAAGAACAGCAAATGCAAGTTAAAAGGGGATGTCATGAATTCTATATATTAGGTGAAGAATAACTTTGTATTCCATCTCCTACAaatggattgaatttttgacCTGAAACTTCATAcacattaaatgattaatatattattatatttgttttgatcATGTTTTCTGTTCTCTAATTTTCAAAGAATTTAGTTGGatctattatttattgttttttagttcaagcccactactagtaggtattgtttgttttggcccgtcacgaatcgtcgtcagtctcatggttttaaaatacctctactagagagaggttttcacactcttataagaaatgttttgttctccttttcaACTGAGGTGGGTTCTCAtaatatgtaacgaccctaatttTATACTGAAACAGAATCACTACCTATGCATGATGTAACCTTTTTACGtggaaacattcatttaaaatacaatttcataaaaagaTATCATAGATTTAAACGTTGATCTACTAAGGTTATTTCATATTGGAGACATATTTATAAGTATATATGGAGAGTATAAAAGGACTACACATAAATATAACCATGTACAAGAAACAAGGAAGCTTTACTGAGTCTCAAGCAAGGTGACAAGGCTGTGGAGGAGTACGATCTAAAATTCAACGAGTTATCCAAGTTTACCGTAACACAAGTAGACACTGAAAGGAAGAGAACCCTTTGCTTCATCATGGGTCTCTCGGAGGATATCCAAGGGTCGGTGGTAGTCCATACATCTGCTACCCTACTAGATATGCATCGTAGAAGATCAAGAAGATGGAGTAGACCTACTCAGGACAAAAGAGGAGATTGGATAAGAACTCCTCTTGATCGCACTAACAGTCACAGAAGCAACCAGACAACCGTCAAGCATGAgaatatttactaaaattacTATACTTAAATGGCAGTGAAATTCTCCATTTataatcatcaaataaattacaaaaataaatggaaagagtaataaatagatacaagatatttgcttacaataaaagatcaaatatgatatatatgataaactataattcagaactaaatatccttaacaaagCAGAGCAAAGGTAGAAACCTCTTTAACCCAAAGTGTGAGAGAAAGCATGAAGGAGAATACTTGGCTGAAACAATGTCTTGTTTCAACCGCAGACAAAATGACACAAATGTGTAGAGTACTCGTATAAAAAGAACCAATGTAATAGAATAACGGGCTAAAACCATAACCATAACCAGCGAGACCGAGGGGTACTACAATATGGGCAAGTGATCGCTTGCGatagtatatatattaaaattacgTAAAAGTTTACAAATATGAGTGCAAATATACACAGTcacaagtaataagtaaattaccGATTTCACAGACCGTTACAATGAATTTTCTACTCAGATAAAAGCTATAAGAATTATGTATTCAATCCATTTAACCTTCCTTTTTACGACGAccacgacaaaaaaaaaaaaaacaaaaaaacaaaaatattccaCGGTGGAATCCCAATCAATTGGAGGGTGTTcttgaaaagaacaaaacaaacttTCAAACATACATTTGatattcaaacatttttcaaaaacactGATGGGGTCAACAAACTTTCCAAGGTTCTCCAAAATCACCACTACTTTATCTAGATTTGACCTTCTCAATCCAATCCCACACTTTCTTTCCCCATGTGCCATGTTTCAAGGGGTAAAATTGTCTTTTTACCTTCTTCTCAACGTGTCTCCATTTCAACCTAACATATTTGTCAACATACACGAAAcgtcaaatttattaatatatcgAGAACACTCATCCGTCTTATAAACATATTTGTCAACATAGTTACCAGTCTTGTTCAACACCAAAACATTGTACGAGAAAGCAAAACTTCTATCATTACCGATGCAGAGGACTAGCACTAGAttcttatttcaaaaaatacccATCATCTTAAATAAGCTAAAGATACCCGTCAATCacttcaataaataatttttttttaatgaattaattagtcgctaattaaattatattaatatatttcacaTAGAATATGCCCAAAAAGACCACTAAATGAAATTTGGGAGATGTACCTACAAGACATAGTCccactttaatttttaataNTCTCAAtaaaacacacaaaatgcacAGAATATGCAGCCTGGCTACCCTTTCGACCATTTCGGTGccttatttgtttataaaatggATAGTTTCTTACGAGTTCATATTGTCTTCTACGTCTTCTGATTTCAAATTAGTGTCATTGTGATGTATTCACCTACCGTCTTGATGTGAATTCCGAGCATATTTACTGTTCTTGCATCTGCAGTAGATCCATTACTGACCTGTTTCTCCTAACCCTTCAACTCTCCAGGAATATCCGAAACAGATAGGGCGTCGACACGGGATTAAACATCGATGGAATGACTTTTTCTTATGACTCTATTGTCaatataattgtattttatCATGTCATAAAACTCTACCCGAGCAATTCTGCCAAGTCTTATCTATTTGTAAAGAAACTAACACGAGTTTTTCCAGGAATTCATCCTGTTCTGTATATTTTTGTACCATTGGTATGAAGAACAGCAAATGCAAGTTAAAAGGGGATGTCATGAATTCTATATATTAGGTGAAGAATAACTTTGTATTCCATCTCCTACAaatggattgaatttttgacCTGAAACTTCATAcacattaaatgattaatatattattatatttgttttgatcATGTTTTCTGTTCTCTAATTTTCAAAGAATTTAGTTGGatctattatttattgttttttagttcaagcccactactagtaggtattgtttgttttggcccgtcacgaatcgtcgtcagtctcatggttttaaaatacctctactagagagaggttttcacactcttataagaaatgttttgttctccttttcaACTGAGGTGGGTTCTCAtaatatgtaacgaccctaatttTATACTGAAACAGAATCACTACCTATGCATGATGTAACCTTTTTACGtggaaacattcatttaaaatacaatttcataaaaagaTATCATAGATTTAAACGTTGATCTACTAAGGTTATTTCATATTGGAGACATATTTATAAGTATATATGNGCTCGACTCTTTCTCTAGAaccctcgaataaagtacactctttgttcgacacttgagtcacttttgacaaCACTTtcaaggctcacaacttctgtattcgacacttgaggattctattgacatagctaagtttagggcatgactctgatagcATCTTAGGAATCAcagaccctccacaatggtataatattctcgatgtattctttatttataaacccatgatcttccctttaattagccaacggagactccctcccaacaatcctctcaATAANGACATAGTCccactttaatttttaatattccatttatattttaaaacttttccttatttattatttatttatttttaaaaaatgagattaaattatacaaaataaattaatatttagtaaagttaactttaaaataaaaaaataaaaaaaatagacataaattacaagaaaataaaaacggtaataaatggaaacaacaatatatgaaaagataattatggtaataaggcaaatatctaagtATTTGCGTTTAATAAAATaccttaatttatttgttaggATCAGAACGACTGCACGTTACATCATAGCAGCACGACAAAATGAAGGTGAAAAC includes these proteins:
- the LOC111803753 gene encoding microtubule-associated protein 70-2-like, translating into MTFSYDSIQFCQVLSICKETNTYQLRFKVLEEKLRSSNGNPKLAAEGRSISTGPSRRLSLGGAELSRLSSNGYLSRRNTSSHTGSLQSNSASALLKTTKISSRSFDGGSRSLERDKLVQDAIVKDKPATVSSGEIQFSETTASYEENEDGIAVEKTKTEQEDFVSGVLYDMLQKEVLSLKKACHEKDTTLKDKDDAIEMLAKKVDTLNKAMEVEAKKMRREVVAMEKELAAMRVSRESDQRPRRPSAQRGAVVGSQSLPVRNIRNR